One Argiope bruennichi chromosome 5, qqArgBrue1.1, whole genome shotgun sequence DNA segment encodes these proteins:
- the LOC129969504 gene encoding CYFIP-related Rac1 interactor B-like produces MGNLLRLLSRDDSPKYDVFVDFENAQPTQMEEETYKIVNDVLKHSKRILLELQLYQGAGNAIREAIAKPHNEELQLRAWEAVIPLVLKLREFYEFSQKLDAIVPRILWELSSGPLTPTEHLKMQQALVKQFAEVLDFVLTFDDLKMTNPAIQNDFSYYRRTVNRLRLANQDPSDDELEIPNELANRMSLFYAHATPMLKVLSDATTRFVSENKDLPIENTTETLGTMAKVCQRMIENPEFCSRFQKEDTILFILRVMVGLIILYDHVHPVGAFSRNAHIDVKGCIKVLKDQPTNVVEGLLNALRYTTKHLNDDATPRHIKSLLV; encoded by the exons atGCTCAACCAACACAAATGGAAGAAGAAACATACAAAATagtaaatgatgttttaaaacattccaaaagaattttattagagCTTCAATTGTACCAAGGAGCAGGAAATGCAATACGAGAG gcTATTGCAAAGCCTCATAATGAAGAACTTCAATTGAGAGCTTGGGAAGCTGTGATACCTTTAGTTCTCAAACTGAGAGAGTTTTATGAGTTTTCACAAAAGCtag ATGCTATAGTTCCTCGTATTTTGTGGGAGCTGAGCTCTGGTCCTTTGACACCTacagaacatttaaaaatgcaacaagcTCTTGTCAAACAGTTTGCTGAAGTATTGGATTTTGTGCTCACTTTTGATGACTTAAAA atgacAAATCCTGCTATTCAGAATGATTTTAGCTATTATAGAAGAACTGTTAATAGGTTACGATTGGCTAATCAG gATCCATCTGATGATGAATTAGAAATTCCAAATGAATTAGCCAATCGTATGTCTTTGTTTTATGCACATGCAACTCCAATGTTGAAAGTTTTGAGTGATGCTACAACACGTTTTGTTTCTGAAAACAAAGATTTGCCTATTGAAAATACAACAGAAACTCTTGGAACAATGGCCAAAGTTTGTCAAAGAATGATTGAAAATCC AGAATTCTGTTCAAGATTTCAAAAAGAAGatacaattctatttattttaagagtaatgGTTGGGTTAATTATTCTGTATGATCATGTGCATCCAGTTGGAGCTTTTAGTAGAAATGCTCATATAGAT GTGAAAGGTTGCATCAAAGTTTTGAAAGACCAACCCACAAATGTTGTTGAAGGTCTTCTTAATGCATTAAG GTACACAACAAAACATTTGAATGATGATGCAACCCCAAGACATATAAAGAGCTTACTAGTCTGA